From the Candidatus Methanoperedens sp. genome, the window AAAAGAAAAGAGCAACATCTTTGTCCTGGAAGAGTCCGGCGAAAGCATACGAACTATTGACCTGGGAACAGACCCGGTATTTGTTCTCGGCGACCAGGTGGGGCTGCCAAGGAAAGATGAAGAATTCGTCCTTAGATACGGGAAAAAAGTCTCAATTGGCCAGAAGGCATATCTGGCTTCCGCATGCGTCGGCATCATCAACTATATACTGGACCAGCGGGAAATTAGAGTTCCACCATAACTCCTTTTTTACCTTTTGTCCTCATATCCCTGATAAGTTTTTGATTTTCACGAATGAACGAGGCTGCATCAGCTTCGATTTTCTTTTTATCTATTTTCTTACCATGTCCCTCACCTGGACAGTCAACTACTGGTTTAAGGCGCATTATAGGTTCATCGGAATACGAGACTTCCATGATCTTGAAGGGGAGCAGACGGCAGACAAGGGGCTCATTCTCCCGTATCATGCATTCAAGTTTTTTGCCCTGGAAAAAGCACCTGCCATCCTTTTCTTTTATCCTGAAGACCTGCTTCGCCTCATCAAAATCCAGGAAATCGTCCGGCGAATATCCGAGCGCCTTTATCATTTTTATATCTGCCACGGTAAGCTGGATACCAGGTATGCAGCATTTTGCGCCGCATTTTTTGTATTCGCATGTCCACTTTTCGACATTTTCAAGGATATGGATCATGACCATTAATTGATTCTGGTCTAATTAAAGATAACCATATCTGGTGAGCATAATATAGCAATTAAATAATTATTGGGATTGCCGGCGATGTCTAAAATCAACATCAATATCATATATGATAGAAAAAGAATTATATAAGGGTTATATCATTATAGTATATACGAGGGTACAATATGTCAATCCTGGATGTAACTGAAGATCAAATATTTCAAACGTTGGGAAAAGGAAGAGATCCGAATTTTAAACCTATCGAGAAGGTAAGACCGGTAATCGTCAAACCCAAGAAAACGTATACGCTCAATCAAACTATCAGAACCGCCCAGACCGTGAAGGCTATAACGCCGCAGGCCGTTGTGGCAGTGTCTGAACCTGTCAAAATCGTCCCATCACCGCAAGTTGATGAATCCATGGTGAAACTAACGGTGCAATTGAATGAATTAAACAATCGTGTAAATGGGATACAGAAAATGGTTAAATATTATATAATGCCGCAGTTCGTAATCGTTCTGGTTCTGTTGGTTGCGTTGTTTGTCAAAGGTTAATTTTCCTTTTTTCAAAATCCATTTAATCTCTTTAAAGATTTGCCGGAACTCGCAACTTGACCGATATTTTCTTGTATTTATCTCTCTTTAGTGGGCGGCATGAAATACATCATTCTCATTGGCGATGGAATGGCTGATTATGCCATACCAGAACTTGGCGATCTCACACCCCTACAGGCTGCCAACAAGCCGAATATGGATTTTATCGCCAAGCACGGCAGGAACGGCACTGCGAGAACAGTTCCAGATGATAAGCCGCCCGGGAGCGATGTGGCTAACCTGTGTATAATGGGGTACGACCCAGAAAGATATTATTCGGGGCGGGGGCCACTTGAAGCTGCAAGCATAGGTGTAGATCTTCAAAAGGATGACATTGCGTTCCGATGCAACCTGATCACTGAAAAGAACGGATTGCTGGCGGATTATAGTTCAGGCCATATCTCAAGTGATGAAGCGCGGGTGCTTATCAATGCTGTGGACAATGAACTTGGAGGAAATTGTAAGTTTCATCCGGGCGTGAGTTACAGGCATTTACTGGTAATGAAAAAGGGGGAGAGGGCTGTATGTACCCCGCCCCATGATGTGGTCGGACAGCCGGTAGATGATGTCCTGCCCAGGGGTGAAGATTCCGGGATCCTGATCGACCTTATCAGGGCATCGAAATCCATCCTTGAGAGCCATGAGATAAACATCAAGAGAAAAAAAAATGGGAAGAACATGGCGAACCTTATATGGCCCTGGGGGCAGGGAAAGGCGCCAGATATGCCTACATTCAGGGAGCTTTATGGATTATCGGGTTCGATTATCTCGGCTGTGGACCTGTTGAAAGGGATCGGGAAGTATGCAGGTCTGGAAGTCATAGATGTTCCCGGCGCTACAGGATACCTGGACACCAATTTCGCAGGTAAAGCTGCATATGCGCTTGAATCCCTTAAGGAGCGCGATTTTGTCCTTGTTCATGTGGAGGCGCCCGATGAGGCGGGGCATATGGGGAACATAGAAGCGAAGATCAAGGCCATCGAGGATTTCGATGAGAAAGTCGTTGGTGGGATGCTTAATGAACTTGCCGGGTTCGGAGATTACAGGATCCTTGTTTTGCCTGATCACCCCACACCCCTTTCCATCAGGACGCATACAAGAGACCCTGTTCCTTTCGCGCTCTATTCTTCGAATGAAAGCGCTGATTACGTGGACAGGTTCGATGAGTTTGCGGCGAAAGAGGGTGTTTTCGGGCTTGTTGAGGGGCATAAGTTGATGAAGCTGCTTGTGAAGTAAATATATGGTTTACGAATAAGAAACCGCAAATGAAGGCGCCCGGAGTCATGCCTCGGGAGGGCGTATCCTCAGGGGCGCAACCCTTGATGTATGGCTCCGCCATAGGTGTCAAATCAGAGTGGATTGTGAAAGATAAGTTGAATCAAAGTACGAAACTTATTGTGTGAAGCCCGCCGATGGGGGCGGGAGAGTTCAAGACGTCACATTTATCCAGCCAAGCAATTGGTTTATATATACATCAAACAGATTCCAGATAGTTGATAATTATGCCAGAAACTATGACACAAAATGAGATGGTCATAAGCTTTGATACATTTAATAATTTAAAAAAATTAAAAGATGAACTGGAAGCTCTGATCGAAACCATTGAAATAATGAATGATAAGACTCTTATGAATGGGATAAAGCGGTCCAGGAATGATGTAAAAGCAGGCAGAATACATGAGATAAGAAGTTCTGACGAGCTTGATGAAATCTGGGCATGAAACGTTTGAGAATAGAAAGAAAGTTTACAAATGATGCGGGTATTTCGTAATCATGCTAACCCTGATTTAAATATTTTCAACTGTTGCGGTGTTGATACGAAACTGATGCAGCCTCAGTATATCGAGATTATAAATTGCATAACGGAGCAAGCATTGCAACAGCAACAGCATGCAAGAGGCGCATCCACAAAAACAAGGATTGAGAGATTTTACTTGGCTTTATTATTCATCGCTATTTGAACCAGGATTTCTGTCTGCTTATCGAATCTTTTTCTTCTTCTGGATTGGTGGGTACGATGATCTTTTTTATATCGCTCTTGAAAATATAGGCGGGGTGAAAGTCATTGAATAATGGTTCGAACCAGACGCCATCCTCATCGCTTTCCTTGATATATCCCACATATGTCGAACCTGTTAAAGTCTGGATCTTGACGAGGTTATTTTCAGGTTTTTTCTTAAAATACTCTAAAAGCTTTGGGTTTTTGACTATTTCATCGATTATTTTTGACATTAATTCCCGCCTTTTTATTAAATGAACGAGGTCCGGAACTATAATGCTATTAATTGCTGTTCCAAAAATAAAATTTTCTATGAATAGAGGTTAAGAAATTGAAAAGTGGATGCAACACGCATTAAGCCATTACCGAACGATGCTTTACGCATTGCATCCTAATAAGGTCAATTCCACATGTAATTATAGTATTTATTGATCTCAAATGGCAGGTCAATGCCTTTTATCTTGCTCATGTCACTTAGGTTGTTCATAAGGATCATTCGTGCAGAGATGGTGTAAAGCACATCATCCATGTATAACGATCTCCTTACTGCGCTGGGTGAGTTCCAGTAATAGTTCTGGTCCTCGTAGTCATCCAGATGCGAGATTTTGCCTTTCAGCTTGAACCCGTCCTCAGGGGTAATCCCGAAAACATAGGCGCCCTGCCATACTTTCTGCCTGTTGTAGTAGTCGCCATACTTTCCATATACGCGATCCTCAGAAACTTCCCTTATCGGGATCACGAGCAGGTTCTTCTTCCTGTCAAAGAGGAATGCCCTGTGGTCTCTCAGCGCCTCAGAATCAGTGCCAGCAGTGCCGATCTCGTATTTGTCAAGCTGCTTTGGATTATTGACATCTGAAACATCAAACAGGGAAAGCTTAACACCCTTTATGGATACTCCGCCCCATTCGTTATCTCCTGTTTCCTTGCCCACCCCAATGATATGGTTTTCATCGTACGGGTGCAAATAGTCGGAAAAACCTGGTATCATGAGTTTCCCGAGTATATCAGGTTTTTCAGGGTTCGCAAGGTCTATTACGAACAATGGATCCATCCGCTTAAAGGTTACCATATAAAGTCTGTTTCCTATGAATCGGGTCGAGTATATCCTCTCATCCGGCGCTATCTCTTCCAGTTTCCCGGTTATGTTGAGTTCTCCATCCATCACGTAAACATTGTTGTATTGCACAGATCCATGTCCTGTCCAGAACTGCGTTGTTGTGGCAACCCTGAAATAATCCCCGGATTCGTCCATGGAGAACTGGTTTAGCAGGCTGCCTGGCACTTCCCCTTTTGCCCTGTATTCAATATCCCCCTTATCGATACTTATCTTCTGGATGACTGTCTTCTCCCTTTCCTGCGCCTGTTTTACTTCATATTCCTCAACCGCCTTTTCAATATTGCTGAAATATTCATTTTTCTCTATTTCAGACATGCGGTTGTAATTTTCTTCCAGTATGGATGAGATGTTGTCCCACTTTTCCTGGGAATTGAGCTTGCTGTCTTTTATTCCTCTAATCTTATCCTGAACATCTTTTGGAAGCAGCGGCACGATAACATTATAGAACCTCTCCTCCTGCTCCTTCTGGTAATACATATACGGAAGGTTCTTGTTGTATGTCAAGTAAATACTGTTGCTGGAAACATACAGGTTGTCAGAATAGCCCATCATGAATGATTTTGCATTAATTCCTTTTGATCTTATGTTGATGGATGCGATCGTGTGGAATACATAATTCTGTTCGGGATTATCGAAATAATACACGTCAGGTATCATAATTCTCCCTGAACCCTGCCTGATCGCAGGGACATCAACGACGTTGGCGTAATAATAAACGCTGTCCTTTACTATGAAATATACGTAATCACCTATCATCCGTGACTGGAAGTAATTCCCATTGATGTCATAACTCTCCACCTGCTCAGGTTTTGTCCTGTCCGAGATATCATAGACCAATGCGCTCGTATTCTGGGTATATCTCTGTATAGGTCTGTATTCATATTCGGGATAAAGCGTCACCTGATGGTCGTTCTCTGTGAAAACCACAAGCCTGTCTCCATTAATGAAAAGATCTTTGGGCCTTCCCGGTATTTCAGTCTCGGAAAGAATACTTGCTTTCTCAGCCGGATATGCATCAACGATGACCAGTTTATTTTGTGAAATAACATAGATATACTTGCCATCGTTCTTTACGAAATCAGCCTCGTCCACTCCCTCAACCTGGATGTTCGTTTTTGAATAGTCGGCTGTTCCCTGGCCGCCTGCCGATGGGACTGATATGGCTTCCTTCGAAATAGGCGTTGCTCCTCCGGTCGGCGGTGCAGCTGGTATTGCCACGCCATTAATATATCCGGTCATCAATGCAGGTGTTGGGGTCACCATAGCCATATTCCCCCGTATATCAAGAACAGTTCCAAATGTGTTATAATTTTGACTGTTAGCGTTCGTATTGAGAAAATCCCGGATCTCCTGGACCGAGGAGAATTTTTTAAGACCCTGTGTGGTCTCAAATCCAGATATGTTCAAGACTTTTGTATTTGAATTTTGTATAACAGAATCTTTTGTAACGTTAACGTCTACCTTTTTATTATCCAGGCATCCAGTGAAAACCACTGCGCTAATAAACAGCATTATGCCTACCAAAAGCATTCTCTTTACCATCTCATTCACCTGCCATGATGAACATAAATAAGGCTTATATATAAATAAACTTATCTTTAACTTCAAACGGATTTGAAGTTATGGAAAAATGGAACTAAGTTATCTTTTCTTCCCCTTTTTCCCTGGTCCTTATCCTTACATCCTTCAAGAAAGAAACTTTTCGGGCAAGAGCTTCAAGTTCATCCCTGGTAATAGGCTTCTCGTTGCGTAATTTTTCATCCGGTGCATATTCGGGGATGCCCTGCTGGATGACATAAGTGCAACTATGTCCTGCAAGAGTACTGGCAATCCCGGAAATAAATCCCGGAACCTCACAAAAGGACCGAAAAACTGTCGTCCTGACCTCAATATCAACACCCTTGAGATCCAGAGTCTTGAGAGCATGTTCACCTGCGTCTTTAATTCCTCCTGTGATCATGCTGTATCTCAAGACATCATCAGGCGGGGATTTGATATCGAGGAAAACCTTATCAACGAGTTTTGCCTCGATCAATCTCCTCAGGCGTTCAGGATAGTATCCGTTTGTCTCAATGCCCACAAGCAGACCCTGTTCCTTCACGAATTTCGCAAGATGCTCCAGTTCCAAAGGATGCGCTGTGGGTTCACCCCCTGAGAATACCACCGCACTTATGAAAGGTCTTGAATCAAGGATATTTTTCTCAATTTCTTCGATATTGACTACGTTCCCTCCCTTGTAGAGCGGCTCAAGTCTCTGGTTCGACACTTCAATAAATTTATTGTTGGAACAATAAAGGCATTTAAAATTACATCCGTTGAAGAACACGACGGTAACAGACCTCCCGTACCAGTCTATCGTCGACACCGGGATCACTACACCACTAAAAATCAATTTCATATTTCTCCTTCTTCAAAAAGATTTATCAGTTAATAAACTAATTTCATACTGGGGCGTTATTTAAATCTTGCGCCTGAAAAGGACTGGGAATCATCAATCGGTCAACGACGAGGATTGTTTAAGGAGGAATGAAATGTCAGAAATGTCGGAGATGTTTAAGAAAATGGGATTGTTCGGCATCGGGGTAATTTCCCTGACACAGGAAAAAGCCGAAGAATTTACCCAGGAAATGATAAAACAAGGGGAAATTAGCAGGGACGAAGGTAAGAAATTCGTCAAAGAGGTCCTATCCCAGAAGGAACAGCAGGTCAAAGATCTTGAAGATAAGATCAATGCAAAAGTCAAAGAGACAATGGAAAAGAGCGGGGTTGTAATGAAAAGCGATCTTGAAGCTCTTGAGCGGAAGATCGATTCCCTTGAAAAAACAGTCAAATCCCTCTCAAAAAAATAATGGAAGTAGGATGATGTGAGCCTTCTGAATAAGGGCGTTGCCTACGCCAAGAGATATCGGGAAATCGTCGATGTTTTGATAAGGCATGGCTTTGGTTATCTCGTGGACAGGTTTGGACTTCGTCCTTTCCGCTCGTTTCGGGAGAAAGTATTCGGGCCAAGGCCTCTCAGAGAACAGTTGCTCGTATTATCGGAAGCAGAACGATTGCGTCTTGCTTTAGAAGAGCTCGGGACCACATTTATCAAGTTCGGGCAGATACTGAGCACGCGTCATGATCTTATACCTCCTGAATATATAGAAGAGCTCTCCAAGCTGCAGGACCGTGTTCCACCTTTTGAATTTGCAGAGGTAAAAAAAGTGATCGAAAGGGAGTTTGGGAAAAATATTGAAGAGATTTTTTTATCATTCGATCCAGAACCTCTTGCTGCGGCTTCGATTGGGCAGGTCCATCGTGCCAGGCTTGCTGGAGGTGAAGAAGTTGCAGTTAAGGTGATGCGCCCTGGCGTGGAAGATGTCATCCAAACCGACCTTGCTATTTTGATGAGCCTTGCAAAATTCGCCGAAAAGCATATAAAAGAAAGTAAATTTTTCAATCCAGTCGGGTTCGTGGATGAATTTTCTCGCATAATAAGGCAAGAAATCGATTATGCCCATGAAGCCCAGAATGCGGAAAGGTTTTACGTCAACTTTAAAGGGAGCACGACAGTCAAAATCCCAAAGGTATACTGGAGTTATGTAACAAAACACGTTATGACCCAGGAATATTCGGAAGGCATCAAGATCTCTGATATCAAACAAATCGAGGCAATGGGGCTTGACAGGAGAAAAATCTCAATGGATCTTGCGAACGCATATCTAAAAATGATATTCGAAGACCGTTTTTATCATGCCGACCCCCACCCTGGCAATATTCTGGTCTCCCAGGAGGGAGTCGTTATCTTCCTCGATTTCGGGATGGCGGGTCACATCGACCCAGTACTTCATGAAAACCTTGCCAATCTCATAATAGCAATTAAGATAAATGATGTAGATTTCCTCATGGAAGCCCTTGCAGAAATGGGATTGATCAGAGATGAGGGAGGTGAAAGCCCAATACTCAGAATAGGACTTGAAGAAATTTTGAATAAATATTACGATCTATCCTCTAAATTCATAGACCCGACTGCGTTCTTACGCGATATAATTGATTTGTTTGCAAAAAATAGAGGAAAGATACCCACAAATCTCATGCTGCTATCAAAAACGCTTTTCATAAGGGATGAAATCAGCCGCAAACTTGACCCCGAACATAATTTTGGGGAGTTGACCGAGCCTTATGTTAAAAGGATGCTTGAAGAGCGGGCCAAAGCTACTCATATATTGAAAGAAACTGAAATAGTGGTAAGTGACCTTATCCATTTAATTAAAATTTTTCCAAAGAAATTCAGTCATATACTTACTAAAGTGGAAAAGGGAATGCTGAAATTTGAACTGGAACACCAGGGTCTTGAGACATATGTCGAGGAACTGGATATAATAAGCAACAGGCTCTCATTCAGTATGATAATTTCTGCGCTTATAGTTGGTTCATCTCTTATTATTCAGACTGGTATGGCACCACGCATCTGGGGTGTGCCGGTGCTCGGGATTTTCGGGTTTTTGCTTGCAGGTTTTTTGGGGATGGGATTGCTTTTTTCGATACTACGCTCTGGTAAGTGGTAGAATATAAAAGCTTTATTCTATGAAACATATTAACGATTAATGAATCTTGCACTGATCACGCCCACACCCCTTGAATCAAAAGAACTGAGGCGAGAGATTGAACCCCGACCAGGTGAAGAGCTCAAAGTCATTTATGAAGGGAAATTGCATGGAAAAGCTGTTATCCTTACACATTCCGGGGTAGGCAAGGTAAATGCAGCGCATTCCACAACTTTAATTCTCGAAAATTACGATATAGGCTGTTTGGTCCTTTTCGGTATCGGGGGAGCATATTCAAAAAGCATTGGTGATATTGCCATTGCGGAAAGCGAAAATTACGGCGAGGAAGGAGTAATGACAAGGGAAGGCTGGAAATCCATGGAATTCACAGGATTCCCTTTGCTGAAGAATGAAAGAGAATATTACAATACTTTTCCTATGGACGCAGGGCTGAAAGAGCATGCAATCAAAGCCTCTAAAGAGGCAGGTTTTAATGCAATGATCGGCAATTTTGTAACTGTATCGCAATGTTCGGGAACGCGTGAAAGCGGGGAACTCCTGATGAAGCGTTTTGATGGCATATGCGAGAATATGGAAGGAGCTGCCGTGGCGCATATTTGTGCTCTCTACAGGATTCCCATGATCGAGATCAGGGGTATAAGCAACATCATCGAGGATAGAGACCTGAAAAAATGGAATATACCGCTGGCAGTCTCAAACTGCAATAAGGTTGTAATTGAATTTGTCAAAAGGTTAAAATGAAGAAGATCTCATTAGGTTATTCTCCGTGTCCCAATGACACGTTCATCTTTTATGCGCTGGTGCATAAAAAAGTGAAAGGGGATATTGAGTTTTCAGAAATACTGCGTGACGTCGAAACCCTGAACAAGATGGCCCTGCAAAAAAAGCTGGACGTTACCAAAGCCTCATTTAGTGCCTTTGGCCTGTTGAGGAAGGATTACTGTCTTCTTCATTCTGGCAGCGCGCTTGGGAGAGGGTGCGGGCCGCTGATCGTGGCCAGGAATCAGGGCTCTGACCTGAAAACTATAGCTATTCCCGGGAAGATGACCACGGCTTATTTTCTTTTAAGGTTATTTGCGCCACATTTAAAAAATGTGATCGAGATGCCTTTTGATCGCATACTGAACGCAGTAAGTCTGGGAAAGGTGGACGCAGGTCTGATCATCCATGAAGGGCGGTTCACTTACCCCAGATACGGTCTTGTGCAGATACTGGACCTCGGTGAATTGTGGGAGAAAGAAACAGGTATGCCTATACCTCTCGGCGGAATATTCGCAAAAAGAGAGCTGGGCGCAAAAGTAATAGGTGAAATCGATTTTCTGCTCAAAAAGAGTGTCGAGTTTGCATTCCGGAATCGCCCACTTACGCGAGAATATATTAAAAAAAATGCACAGGAAATGGAGAATGATGTGATAGGCCAGCACATAAGCCTTTACGTGAATGAATATACGCTGGACATTGCGGATGGCATAGTGGCTGTTGAGAAGCTATTAACGACGGCTGAGGAATTGCATTTGATTCCAGGGTCCCGTTTTCCGTTATTTATTGATTAGTCCTGTTTGAACACACCTGCGTATTTTCTATCTGTTATGGTATTCAAATGTCGGTATTAATAGAAACCTTTTCTGAGTTCATCCGTTGACGATGGTTCATTTGAAGCCTTATTGTTCCCGTCATTTATTTTGATTATCTTCTGGGCTTTCCTTTTTGCGGGGGGGCATCCACATTCATAAATAAAATGGAGAAAACCGGTTTCCGGATTCTCAACCGTTTTGGTGTGTACATATTCGGTATTGCAGTCCGGACATGTCCCCACTTTGGGGACGTGCTCATTGCAATGCCCGCACTTACAGACCACGACATCTATGACTTCATTCTTTGCATTCACTGCCGAGAGGGTATATTCATCACTTTTGAGTTCAGAGGACATATTCCCAATAAACTAAATAAACGAGGTATGTATTAAATCTTGCGGGTTTATTGCAGTTTTTCCAAAATCTTGCAAAACAAAAACTTTATTCATTTTCAGGTTGTAAGAAACAAAGAGGTGAATTGTTTGACCGAACATATTCCATCTAAAATTGATTATTTAAGAGCCATTGAAAATGCATGCATGCAGTGCGGTGACAAACACCAACCCGATTGTCCCGTGGGGATGGCAAAAGCACGAATTGGCTGCACCAATGATCTATTAACCGAATTTTATAAACACAGATAAACCAAAACCTATTATATTCCTGGCGGTATAAGGGCATCTCGTGATGAATCTAGCAGTGCTCGTGTCAGGAAGAGGTTCAAATCTTCAGGCGATCATAGATAGTATCAATAGTGGATATGTGAAGGCGCGGATCACAGTAGTAATAAGCGACAATGAATATGCATATGCTCTCGGGAGGGCACGGAAGCATGGCATTGAATCTTTTTTCATAGATCCAAAGAGATTCGCATCAAAGGAATTGTTCGAGGAAGATGTCCTCAGGGTTATAAAAGAACATCGCGCTGACCTTGTACTGCTTGCGGGATACATGAGGATAATTGGGAAAACCCTGCTCGACGCATACAAGGATCGAATACTCAACATCCATCCAGCCCTGCTTCCTGCTTTTCAGGGGCTTCATGCGCAAGAGCAGGCTTTTGATTATGGCGTGAAAGTATCGGGATGCACTGTGCATTTTGTGGATGAGGCTCTCGATGGAGGCCCCATAATCCTTCAGAGATGTGTTGAAGTGAAGGAAGACGACACGGCTGAGAAGCTGGCTAACAGGATACTCGCGCTGGAACACAAGATTTATCCCGAAGCTGTGAAATTATTCGTCGAAAATCGATTGCAGATAGAAGGAAGAAAAGTGAGAATCATAAAATCTTAAACTATCAAAAAGGAATCGTTATGCCGTTAAAAACAATAGATCCTGAAATTTATGAAGTAATGCGACATGAGATAGAAAGGCAGAGGAATAAATTAAACCTCATCGCCTCGGAGAATTATGCAAGCCGGGCAGTCCTGCAGGCGCAGGGCTCGGTGATGACGAATAAGTATGCTGAAGGTTATCCTGGAAAAAGGTACTACGGCGGATGCGAGTTCGTGGATGCGGCAGAGAACCTTGCTATAGAACGCGCGAAAAAACTTTTCAAAGCGGAACACATAAATGTTCAGCCCCATTCAGGCTCCCAGGCGAACATGGCAGTTTATCTTGCTATGCTCAA encodes:
- a CDS encoding YkgJ family cysteine cluster protein — translated: MVMIHILENVEKWTCEYKKCGAKCCIPGIQLTVADIKMIKALGYSPDDFLDFDEAKQVFRIKEKDGRCFFQGKKLECMIRENEPLVCRLLPFKIMEVSYSDEPIMRLKPVVDCPGEGHGKKIDKKKIEADAASFIRENQKLIRDMRTKGKKGVMVEL
- a CDS encoding cofactor-independent phosphoglycerate mutase, producing MKYIILIGDGMADYAIPELGDLTPLQAANKPNMDFIAKHGRNGTARTVPDDKPPGSDVANLCIMGYDPERYYSGRGPLEAASIGVDLQKDDIAFRCNLITEKNGLLADYSSGHISSDEARVLINAVDNELGGNCKFHPGVSYRHLLVMKKGERAVCTPPHDVVGQPVDDVLPRGEDSGILIDLIRASKSILESHEINIKRKKNGKNMANLIWPWGQGKAPDMPTFRELYGLSGSIISAVDLLKGIGKYAGLEVIDVPGATGYLDTNFAGKAAYALESLKERDFVLVHVEAPDEAGHMGNIEAKIKAIEDFDEKVVGGMLNELAGFGDYRILVLPDHPTPLSIRTHTRDPVPFALYSSNESADYVDRFDEFAAKEGVFGLVEGHKLMKLLVK
- a CDS encoding beta-propeller domain-containing protein, giving the protein MVKRMLLVGIMLFISAVVFTGCLDNKKVDVNVTKDSVIQNSNTKVLNISGFETTQGLKKFSSVQEIRDFLNTNANSQNYNTFGTVLDIRGNMAMVTPTPALMTGYINGVAIPAAPPTGGATPISKEAISVPSAGGQGTADYSKTNIQVEGVDEADFVKNDGKYIYVISQNKLVIVDAYPAEKASILSETEIPGRPKDLFINGDRLVVFTENDHQVTLYPEYEYRPIQRYTQNTSALVYDISDRTKPEQVESYDINGNYFQSRMIGDYVYFIVKDSVYYYANVVDVPAIRQGSGRIMIPDVYYFDNPEQNYVFHTIASINIRSKGINAKSFMMGYSDNLYVSSNSIYLTYNKNLPYMYYQKEQEERFYNVIVPLLPKDVQDKIRGIKDSKLNSQEKWDNISSILEENYNRMSEIEKNEYFSNIEKAVEEYEVKQAQEREKTVIQKISIDKGDIEYRAKGEVPGSLLNQFSMDESGDYFRVATTTQFWTGHGSVQYNNVYVMDGELNITGKLEEIAPDERIYSTRFIGNRLYMVTFKRMDPLFVIDLANPEKPDILGKLMIPGFSDYLHPYDENHIIGVGKETGDNEWGGVSIKGVKLSLFDVSDVNNPKQLDKYEIGTAGTDSEALRDHRAFLFDRKKNLLVIPIREVSEDRVYGKYGDYYNRQKVWQGAYVFGITPEDGFKLKGKISHLDDYEDQNYYWNSPSAVRRSLYMDDVLYTISARMILMNNLSDMSKIKGIDLPFEINKYYNYMWN
- a CDS encoding anaerobic ribonucleoside-triphosphate reductase activating protein; its protein translation is MKLIFSGVVIPVSTIDWYGRSVTVVFFNGCNFKCLYCSNNKFIEVSNQRLEPLYKGGNVVNIEEIEKNILDSRPFISAVVFSGGEPTAHPLELEHLAKFVKEQGLLVGIETNGYYPERLRRLIEAKLVDKVFLDIKSPPDDVLRYSMITGGIKDAGEHALKTLDLKGVDIEVRTTVFRSFCEVPGFISGIASTLAGHSCTYVIQQGIPEYAPDEKLRNEKPITRDELEALARKVSFLKDVRIRTREKGEEKIT
- a CDS encoding phasin family protein, whose protein sequence is MSEMSEMFKKMGLFGIGVISLTQEKAEEFTQEMIKQGEISRDEGKKFVKEVLSQKEQQVKDLEDKINAKVKETMEKSGVVMKSDLEALERKIDSLEKTVKSLSKK
- a CDS encoding AarF/ABC1/UbiB kinase family protein — translated: MSLLNKGVAYAKRYREIVDVLIRHGFGYLVDRFGLRPFRSFREKVFGPRPLREQLLVLSEAERLRLALEELGTTFIKFGQILSTRHDLIPPEYIEELSKLQDRVPPFEFAEVKKVIEREFGKNIEEIFLSFDPEPLAAASIGQVHRARLAGGEEVAVKVMRPGVEDVIQTDLAILMSLAKFAEKHIKESKFFNPVGFVDEFSRIIRQEIDYAHEAQNAERFYVNFKGSTTVKIPKVYWSYVTKHVMTQEYSEGIKISDIKQIEAMGLDRRKISMDLANAYLKMIFEDRFYHADPHPGNILVSQEGVVIFLDFGMAGHIDPVLHENLANLIIAIKINDVDFLMEALAEMGLIRDEGGESPILRIGLEEILNKYYDLSSKFIDPTAFLRDIIDLFAKNRGKIPTNLMLLSKTLFIRDEISRKLDPEHNFGELTEPYVKRMLEERAKATHILKETEIVVSDLIHLIKIFPKKFSHILTKVEKGMLKFELEHQGLETYVEELDIISNRLSFSMIISALIVGSSLIIQTGMAPRIWGVPVLGIFGFLLAGFLGMGLLFSILRSGKW
- the mqnB gene encoding futalosine hydrolase produces the protein MNLALITPTPLESKELRREIEPRPGEELKVIYEGKLHGKAVILTHSGVGKVNAAHSTTLILENYDIGCLVLFGIGGAYSKSIGDIAIAESENYGEEGVMTREGWKSMEFTGFPLLKNEREYYNTFPMDAGLKEHAIKASKEAGFNAMIGNFVTVSQCSGTRESGELLMKRFDGICENMEGAAVAHICALYRIPMIEIRGISNIIEDRDLKKWNIPLAVSNCNKVVIEFVKRLK
- a CDS encoding 1,4-dihydroxy-6-naphthoate synthase, translated to MKKISLGYSPCPNDTFIFYALVHKKVKGDIEFSEILRDVETLNKMALQKKLDVTKASFSAFGLLRKDYCLLHSGSALGRGCGPLIVARNQGSDLKTIAIPGKMTTAYFLLRLFAPHLKNVIEMPFDRILNAVSLGKVDAGLIIHEGRFTYPRYGLVQILDLGELWEKETGMPIPLGGIFAKRELGAKVIGEIDFLLKKSVEFAFRNRPLTREYIKKNAQEMENDVIGQHISLYVNEYTLDIADGIVAVEKLLTTAEELHLIPGSRFPLFID
- the purN gene encoding phosphoribosylglycinamide formyltransferase, whose translation is MNLAVLVSGRGSNLQAIIDSINSGYVKARITVVISDNEYAYALGRARKHGIESFFIDPKRFASKELFEEDVLRVIKEHRADLVLLAGYMRIIGKTLLDAYKDRILNIHPALLPAFQGLHAQEQAFDYGVKVSGCTVHFVDEALDGGPIILQRCVEVKEDDTAEKLANRILALEHKIYPEAVKLFVENRLQIEGRKVRIIKS